The genomic stretch GCAGTATAAAATATCAGAACAGGCGGGCGGCGGCGCCCTGGGACTCCAATTCGGCGAGGGGTTCGGCGAAACGCTCCCCGAGATCATCGAAGAGCAGAGGAATGCGCTGCTGAAAAGCGCTCATGAGCGGAAGCATGACCTGGCGCATCTGCGGATGGGCGGCCTTGTCGCAACGCAGTTTGAAAATGTGCCGCCATTCCCGGATGTTGGCCGTGGTCACGATCTCGGTCTTGAGGCTGTTGGGCAGGACGCTTCTGGCCTCCTGGGCCGTGGCCCCGGCGTCCACCAGGCGCAGGTAGGCGTCCTCGCAAGCCTGCATGGTGGACAGCCACACCGCGTAGCGGGCGTCATCCTCGGCCCAGAAAAAAGGACGGATCACCGTGATTTCGCTGCCGAACTTGTCCTGGGCGTAGTTGGCGTAGCGGGTGCTTTCCTGAGAGAAGGCGCACAGCCGATGGCGGACCAGTTCGTGGGTTACACCCCTGTCGCAGACGATGCGCACCGTTACGCTGATATGCTCAAGAACACTGTCATGACCCAGGCGCACGATGCGGGAGAGTAGCTTGCGGGCCGAATCCGGACTGGCCTTGTCCTCGGACTTGTAACATGTCCGCGCGGCCAGTTCGAGGTGACTCAGGACAAACTCGCCGTCGGGCAGGTGCATGAAGGAAAAACTCGGATCAATGACTTTCATGGCTCCTCGCTGGGCTTAGGTGATGACAGGTCAAAAAAAAAGAGTCGGACAGAACCGACGGCCGGGGCATTGTCCTTGCCGCCTCAAATGAGCACCTCGGGCTATTGGCCGCGCAGCTTGAGTCCACCGTCGAGATGCTGGTAGGCCTTGGGCGTGACCACCCGTCCCCGGGGGGTGCGCTTCAGGAAACCGCACTGAATGAGGTAAGGCTCGTAGATATCCTCGATGGTCCTCACCTCTTCGGAGCAGGCCGCCGCAATGGTTTTCACGCCCACGGGACCGCCGCCGAAATGATCGATGATGCATTCGAGGATCTTGCGATCCATCATGTCCAGACCGCGCGAGTCAACATCCATGATATCAAGGCCCTTGGCCGCCACGTCCGCGTCGATGAGCACGTTTCCGGCCACCTGGGCGTAATCGGCCACGCGGCGCAGCAGGCGGTTGGCGATGCGTGGCGTCCCCCGGGAGCGCTTGCCGATCTCGAGCGCTCCGTCAGGGCTGATCTCAAGGCCGAGGATGCGCGCGGCGCGCGTCACGATCAGTGACAGCTCCCGAGGATTGTAGAACTCCAACCGACAGATGACACCGAAACGGTCGCGCAGGGGCGAGGTCAAAAGTCCGATGCGTGTTGTCGCGCCTACCAGTGTGAACGGTTCAAGCTCGATCTTGACCGTGCGCGCTCCAGGACCCTGGCCGACGATGAGGTCGAGCTTGAAATCCTCCATGCCGGGGTAGAGGATTTCCTCGACCACGGCCGGCATGCGGTGGATTTCATCGATAAAAAGCAGATCGTGCCGGTTCAGGCTGGTCAGGATGGCTGCCAGATCGCCGCTGCGCTCCAGGACCGGCCCGGAGGTGGAGACCATGTTCACGCCCAGTTCGCTGGCCATGATCTGAGCCAGGGTGGTCTTGCCCAGACCGGGATTGCCGTAGAGCAGGCAGTGATCCAGATGCTGACCACGCTCCTTGGCCGCCTGCAGATAAATCTTCAGGTTGCCGCGGACATCCTCCTGGCCGATGAAATCGTCCAGGGTGCGGGGCCGGATATGCTCTTCGCTGGGGTTTTGCATCATGCTACTTGGCGGCAAAAATCTTCAAGGCCTGCCGGATGGCGCTGCCCGCATCCAGATCAGGCTCGTTTTCGAACACGGTTCGTACCACCTCGTCCACATCATGCCGCCCATATCCCAGCGATACCAGAGCCGCCGCGCAGTCCGAGGCGGCCGAGACCACCGGTGCGGTCCTTCCCGGACCGA from Desulfomicrobium apsheronum encodes the following:
- the thyX gene encoding FAD-dependent thymidylate synthase — protein: MKVIDPSFSFMHLPDGEFVLSHLELAARTCYKSEDKASPDSARKLLSRIVRLGHDSVLEHISVTVRIVCDRGVTHELVRHRLCAFSQESTRYANYAQDKFGSEITVIRPFFWAEDDARYAVWLSTMQACEDAYLRLVDAGATAQEARSVLPNSLKTEIVTTANIREWRHIFKLRCDKAAHPQMRQVMLPLMSAFQQRIPLLFDDLGERFAEPLAELESQGAAARLF
- the ruvB gene encoding Holliday junction branch migration DNA helicase RuvB, translating into MMQNPSEEHIRPRTLDDFIGQEDVRGNLKIYLQAAKERGQHLDHCLLYGNPGLGKTTLAQIMASELGVNMVSTSGPVLERSGDLAAILTSLNRHDLLFIDEIHRMPAVVEEILYPGMEDFKLDLIVGQGPGARTVKIELEPFTLVGATTRIGLLTSPLRDRFGVICRLEFYNPRELSLIVTRAARILGLEISPDGALEIGKRSRGTPRIANRLLRRVADYAQVAGNVLIDADVAAKGLDIMDVDSRGLDMMDRKILECIIDHFGGGPVGVKTIAAACSEEVRTIEDIYEPYLIQCGFLKRTPRGRVVTPKAYQHLDGGLKLRGQ